TCGTCAAACCATTTATTGATTTATCCAATCTTTCGTTGAAATAAACAACTATGTCCTGTTCTAAACCGGAATGTTAAAAAAAGCATCAACATATAACGTATCATTCAATTCAAGTCTAATGTAACAAGAAATGTGGGTGATAATAATGCCACTAAATGCAGGAACCTCCAAAATTCCAGACGCCTTGCGTTTCTGACCAAAATTACGAACGGTTCTTGATTAGCCACCGATTCGAAGAGAAGACACATCGACCTTCTCCTTAGTCTCccagcagacccaacggtgccttagagatattATCAAAGCAaaagagtatagccggccaaatggaGATAGCCGACTAAGGGAGtgaaacgggcacctggtgccgccataccaagtccctggccagcttcgATAGTAGTTCTAAGGCACCTTAGGGTCTGCTTGGCAATCACAGAAAGGAAAGTTACAACATTCCTGTAGCCATGGGTGAGGGATGTAAGCCGATAGCCCATAAACTGACTTTCAACTTCAGTCAGAGACTCTTCTTTTCATCTTGttcctatttatttatttatttatttatttattcgctGAAATAAACAAGTATGTCCTTTTCTAAACCCGAATGTTCAAAAGACAGCGTCAATATGTAACGCACAATTCAATTCAAGTCTTGCTAAGGTAACGAGAAGTGTGGTTGATAATAATGCCACTAAATGCAGGAACCTCCAAAATTTCAAACGCCTTGCGTTTCTGACCAAAATTACGAACGGTTCTTGATTAGCCACCGATTCGAAGAGGAGACAAGTCGACATTTTCCTGACAATAGCAGAAAGGAAAGTTACAACATTCCTGTAACCATGGGCGGGCAATGTAACCAGACAGCCCAAACTGGTTTTCAACTTCAGTCAGAGACTCTTCTTTTCATCTTGTTcctatttatttatctttttatctatttattcattcgtTGAAATAAACAAGTATGTCGTGTTCTAAACCTAAATGTTCAAAAGACAGCATAGCGCACAATTCAAGTCTTGCTAAGGTAACGAGAAGTGTGGTTGATAATAATGCCACTAAATGCAGGAACCTCCAAAATTTCAAACGCCTTGCGTTTCTGACCAATTACGAACGGTTTTTGATTAGCCACCGATTCGAAGAGAAGACACATCGACCTTCTCATGACAATCACAGAAAGGAAAGTTACAACATTCCTGTAACCATGGGCGGGGGATGTAACCAGACAGCCCGAACTGGTTTACTACTTCAGTCAGAGACTCTTCTTTTCATCTTGTTTccatttatttatctttttatctatttattcattcgtTGAAATAGACAAGTATGTCGTGTTCTAAACCTAAACGTTCAAAAGACAGCATCAATATATAACGCGCAATTCATGTCTTGCTAAGGTAACGAAAAGTGTGGATGATAGTAATGCCATTAGATACTGGAACCTTCGAAATTGCGTTTCTGACCAAATTACGAACGGTTTTTGATCAGCCACCGATTCGAAGAGGAGACAAGTCGACATTTTCCTGACAACCACAGAAAGGAAAGTTACAACATTCCTGTAACCATGGGCGGGGGAGGTAACCCGACAGCCCGAACTGGTTTTCTACTTCAGTCAGAGACATTTTATGCTCTTCTACAGCCTTTTTGATGACGTTGAGGACGTCAGGGTCAGAGGCGGCGCTGATTGGTCGATCTTCAACGGGATCGTTAGTGACGTCATACAACAATGGCGGATCGTTGTAGGTGACCCCCTGACCTGTGCACTGGCAGATGGCCAGAGAGTAGCAGCCCGTGGTGCCCGGATCCCAGTTGTAGGAAACAAAGTGGGCTTTCCACGTCACGTTTCCTGCATtaaaaaacgaaaaaaatgaGGGTTACTATCAATTAACCATTAAAGCATacaaacagcaaacaaacaaacaaacaaacaagcaaacaagccTTACCTtccctgcacctgtacctagcATGTGGATGTTTCCCACACTGGTAGTGACACAAGCATGTTATGATACAAactgcaagcaaacaaacaaacaaacaagctcaCCTTCCCTTGGCCTGTACCTAACGGCGTGCAGATAGTCTGCACAGTAGTGGAACAGGAAGTCGTGTGGAGACGGTTGCTTGGCCCCGCCTAGCAACGGCAGGATGTTCCGCCCGTCCATCACCCTGTCCTGGGGAAGTGGGGCCTTGAGGATGTCTGCTACCGTGGGGAAAATGTCCATCTGGCTGGTGGCCTCTGTTACTACAGTACCGGGCTTGATTTTCCTGTGAAAattaagaagaaaacaaatttcgtCAAGGCAGATCATaaaaatagtctgattatgtaaatgattcccacatttacataacataatgcttggttatgtacacatttagatacCTTACACTGGTCAAAATGTTGATTAATCGATTGCgcaatcatttaccatttagaagaattCTACATTAGAActttttacattaattatgcaaatgaggggcgtatttgcataatttatatctaTTAATGTTCCACAAGCCACAAACTGcatatatgacaggtatttgagtcctacaatGGCAACCACTACAAATATACTAgtagatttccctcattaattatgcaaattaattgccagtttgcataatttgcacttgattatgtacatctttgtctaagctacctacataccgaatttcatctaaatttgtcgttcccttgtccagttatcctcgttagaagattttgagaaaaacgcccctgcagttccagagcaacctgctaggggacccaaacatgcaCAACATATTTCtcacgtcacaagctatctgccaccaaaaaatcaagaccatagcacatccagatCAAAGAACAGAatttctgatgcagtaccaGGGTCACgtaccagggggccaaaattgaccttgaccttcgtctttacaacatctaccaatatgccaaatatcatggcaatccgtccagaggttcttgagttatgctgaccacaaatatccggaaacacaaacacacaggcacatacacacacattcagacacgctcaaaactatatctccatttttcatggagataactagACCCcaatcgcgatgatgtcacggtgacgcagtggtaggcaaaaagcaggtgtttgtcAAACGATTGATGTACATATTAAccggtaatttgatctgctaatttaaatgtcaatttttaatccaatttACTAACGTCTTGGTAGGCACCAACCGCCGAATACCCctatataaacaacaacagcgatcgctcgtattcatTTGCTAAATGATCTCTGCAAATGAAACGAACGATACGATTGATAATTGCGTTTGTCAACTACCAGTTAGaccaggtgtgtgtgtgtgcgcgcgcgcgtgtgtgtgtgtgttcgtgtgtgtgtgtatgtgcgtgtaagtgtgtgtgtgtgcgtgtgcgtgtgtgggagcgtgtgtgtgtgtgtgtgtgtgtgtgtgtgttcgtgtgtgtgtgtatgtgcgtgtaagtgtaagtgtgtgtgtgcgtgtgtgtgagtgagagagtgtgtgtgtgtgtgtatgtgcgtgtgtgtgtgtgtgtgtgtgtgtgtgcgtgtgtgtgtgtgagtgagagcgtgtgtgtgcgtgtgtgtgtgtgtgtgagtgagagcgtgtgtgtgtgcgcgcgcgctcGTGTGTGTGTAGTTTTGAAATACCTCGGCCACTGCACAACTGTAGGCATCCGGATCCCCCCTTCAGAGCCTCCCTGTCCTTTGCCTCCTATTAAAGAGTGAAAGCAAAATCATCATGGTCCACACTCCACAATAAGAACAATCACAGAAATGTCCGTTAAGTTTTGTATAAACACTGAGCTTGATTCGGTGCATGTGAATGCTATCAAATTCCATTTGCACAATGTGTCAGGTCAAATCATCTTGACAAAAAGTTGTGGTTGACACTTATGTTTTATCAAGTGTTTTAGGGTAGAACTATTGCTTTCTTTACCCTTGTAGATGCCGTTCGACCCTCCTTCTTCCCCAGCTTCAATATGGCCGCCGTTGTCAGACGTGAAGTACACAAACGTGTTGTCCGTCAGACCGAGCCGTTCTaacgttgccatgacaaccccGATGCTCCAGTCCATCTCCTCCACGCTATCGCCATAGAGACCGTGCCGGCTTTTCCCGCGGAATTCCTTATTAGGAAGAAGGGCATGGTGCACGTTCGTGTAGGAGACTTCCAACAAGAAGGGTTTCGTTTCGGTCTTCCTTTCTTCGAGGAATTTGACGGCTTCAAGAGTCATTCTGGGCGTGATTGTCGAGATGTTGAATGGCAtttctatgacgtcatcatctctCATCAACACGCAGTTTAAGTGCCTGCCATTGGACAGAGATACATACGGATAGGCCACAAGTGACCAACCAAATGCGGACAACAGAAAAACCGTTTTCCATTGAATGTACTCGAAGTACTTGAGCgccaaaataacaacaaagagAGACGTCGATATCTCCCAAAGACGTAGACGACGATAAAGACGCCGTGCGAAATTCTGTCCCAAAGTTTCTTTAACATCCGGGTCACAGTCGTGGTCGTTGCTATGGGGCAGTCCGTAAAAGTAGTCGAATCCGAACTCACTAGGGTGGTGGCAATGGTCTCCTGCCCATGCGCAGTTGAGACCAAGATGCCACTTTCCTGTGaccaaaacaaaaaattgttaACGGGGGCTGCCCTAAAATGGTTCCTGCCCTAAGATGGCAttaattttttgctgatcttaagCCTTTTATGTATacgtacgccgtgtttgttgccactgactatgataaTTAGACAGGTAAATAAACCATGTCCAAACAACAGCTGTTTTTTCCATTAAAAATACTTAGACATGTTCTCTTCAGTTTTtcttttgaagacagaattttcacaataatgttgttaGCGCTGCGTCGCCGTTACGAATTATTGAGTGTCCAACATGTAGTAAAATCAAAACTTATTTATATAGataataaagaataaacaaaatttATTCAAACTTTTCAGACAGctagcatccactgtctttcttcagtgaTATGAAGATGTATACAAGACTTACGGAACAAAGAATACTTATTattacgtttgtgaagattagtcatccaggatacAATAAATTGAAGACGATTCAGGCTATGCTTCTAGATACTTATCAAATTTTAATTAGACGTTTCGAACTGTGTCTACCGTTCTTTATCGTTCTTCAATTCACTGATGAAGAACGGTGGACACCGTTCGAAACATCTAATTAAAATTTGATAATTATCCAGAAGTATATATAGACTGAATCATCTTCAATTTAATACTTcttattgttctaaataaacaataTAGGAAACTGCCACGGTGTCCTGCTTTtcacaaaacaagaaagcttttgaaaaaagctggccggtgcgtattttggaaaaagcctggatgctaaacaaaatcacacgaaaaaagagttttaaacatcgaattactcaattggtctttcttctattaaaaaaaaaacactacatgagatttgtctaacaaaaaaaaattagcaagtggggttcgaacctacgatatacggaagataggtaccgtgctgtacaccgctcggccacgctggctcgattacgcaatagcaggtatagaagggctatttggttaaagtgaccgatccatgcatccatgcatccattgAAAATGCATCCATTGAAAATACATCCATTGAAAGACCCGCTTCTCCTGTCTCAAAGCCGGTGCtgacgcaccggcaaaaatgtCACTTATAGGGGTGATTGTTGGCAACGAAACGTACTATGTCAAAGAATATAAACAAGTGTTACTTtgacacatgtacagatattaGTAGCCAGAAACTTTAACG
The sequence above is drawn from the Branchiostoma floridae strain S238N-H82 chromosome 17, Bfl_VNyyK, whole genome shotgun sequence genome and encodes:
- the LOC118404852 gene encoding arylsulfatase H-like — protein: MARLVWLCFLSVALITLCRGDDRPNFVFLVADDLGTGDVGCFGNDTIRTPNIDRIAAKGAKLTQHLAAAAICTPSRAAFLTGRYPIRYGMAGRTAPLPFFLLSIPSGLPRSEVTFPQMARDHGYRTALLGKWHLGLNCAWAGDHCHHPSEFGFDYFYGLPHSNDHDCDPDVKETLGQNFARRLYRRLRLWEISTSLFVVILALKYFEYIQWKTVFLLSAFGWSLVAYPYVSLSNGRHLNCVLMRDDDVIEMPFNISTITPRMTLEAVKFLEERKTETKPFLLEVSYTNVHHALLPNKEFRGKSRHGLYGDSVEEMDWSIGVVMATLERLGLTDNTFVYFTSDNGGHIEAGEEGGSNGIYKGGKGQGGSEGGIRMPTVVQWPRKIKPGTVVTEATSQMDIFPTVADILKAPLPQDRVMDGRNILPLLGGAKQPSPHDFLFHYCADYLHAVRYRPREGNVTWKAHFVSYNWDPGTTGCYSLAICQCTGQGVTYNDPPLLYDVTNDPVEDRPISAASDPDVLNVIKKAVEEHKMSLTEVENQFGLSGYLPRPWLQECCNFPFCGCQENVDLSPLRIGG